The following proteins come from a genomic window of Sporichthyaceae bacterium:
- a CDS encoding DUF3027 domain-containing protein, whose translation MTTPTRTRRATLDSVCADAVEAAREAALLEAPGEVGDHLGCEAEDERVVTHRFACANPAYRDWHWAVTVARASRSKLPTVDEVVLLPGETAVLAPAWVPWEDRLRPGDLRPGDILPPGEDDDRLLPGWALGERDHFDPDAADEVWMVAAEAGLVRPRVLSPIGRDDAFDRWYGGERGPQAPIAVAAADQCGTCGFLLLMGGSLGRIFGVCANEYAPDDSRVVSLDHGCGAHSEVVAPPAPLSERALPVLDETTFDVLAGANPALHADAAVLVDSEVPEPVDDPQPDAEQ comes from the coding sequence GTGACCACGCCGACCCGCACCCGGCGCGCGACGTTGGACTCGGTGTGCGCCGACGCCGTCGAGGCGGCTCGGGAGGCCGCACTGCTCGAGGCTCCGGGCGAGGTGGGCGACCACCTCGGTTGTGAGGCCGAGGACGAGCGTGTGGTGACCCACCGGTTCGCCTGCGCCAACCCCGCCTACCGCGACTGGCACTGGGCGGTCACGGTGGCCCGGGCCTCGCGCTCGAAGCTGCCCACCGTCGACGAGGTCGTGCTGCTGCCCGGCGAGACGGCAGTGCTGGCTCCGGCCTGGGTGCCGTGGGAGGACCGACTGCGCCCGGGCGACCTCCGCCCCGGCGACATCCTGCCCCCCGGCGAGGACGACGACCGTCTCCTGCCCGGTTGGGCGCTGGGCGAGCGCGATCACTTCGACCCGGACGCCGCCGACGAGGTCTGGATGGTCGCCGCGGAGGCGGGTCTGGTCCGGCCGCGGGTCCTGTCGCCGATCGGGCGCGATGACGCGTTCGACCGCTGGTACGGCGGCGAGCGCGGTCCGCAGGCCCCCATCGCGGTCGCCGCCGCAGACCAGTGCGGCACGTGTGGGTTCCTGTTGCTGATGGGTGGCTCGCTGGGTCGGATCTTCGGGGTCTGCGCGAACGAGTACGCCCCGGACGACTCCCGCGTGGTCTCCCTGGACCACGGCTGCGGCGCACACTCGGAGGTCGTGGCGCCTCCGGCGCCGCTGAGCGAGCGGGCCTTGCCGGTGCTCGACGAGACCACCTTCGACGTGCTGGCCGGCGCCAACCCGGCACTGCACGCGGACGCGGCCGTGCTGGTCGACAGCGAGGTCCCGGAGCCCGTCGACGATCCGCAACCAGACGCCGAGCAATGA
- a CDS encoding MFS transporter yields the protein MAFDGPGSRPTGPPPGPPGLSGPRPKQAWAGVARNTLRAAGKAGAGTRRTIRRATNAQGAGETGLAKLTELTGVSSAGDAAVTLALAGTLFFSVPVGQARGRVALYLLVTMVPFALLSPLIGPLLDKFRSGRRYALALTFGGRAFLAWSMAGSVKHASLWLYPAVFGVLVCSRAFGVTRAAGVPRLLPTSVPLVRANSWMNMSGLIASSVVGGLGAAVTHVFGPQWSLRGAAVIYVVGTVLSLRLPKRVDSAAEERQASMSETGPILIGRDATPKAGYVGPSVQLGLNANMAFRGMSGFLTLFLAFLLRQHPLGGLADTAAIGLVVGAAGIGSVLGTGVGALIKQRTPEVMLILLLVVQTAMMVLSSAVWSLPTVLAAGLITGFTQTLGKLGLDSMIQRDVPEDVRSSAFARSETWLQLAWVVGGGLGIALPLRGDVGFGIAAGAMVVLTLLVIHRARENRRSTLVRTRQAWAAPPPIPDWQPATNVRTDAAGRDEALWDDEAYRPATGLSFPPVAAQRPDGFEPPYPPAF from the coding sequence GTGGCGTTCGATGGTCCCGGCTCTCGGCCGACCGGCCCGCCTCCGGGCCCCCCGGGGCTGAGCGGGCCGCGGCCGAAACAGGCGTGGGCCGGCGTCGCCCGCAACACGCTGCGGGCCGCCGGCAAGGCGGGCGCGGGTACCCGACGCACGATCCGCCGCGCAACCAACGCGCAGGGCGCGGGCGAGACCGGCCTGGCAAAGCTCACCGAACTGACCGGGGTCAGCTCGGCCGGCGATGCCGCGGTGACCCTGGCGCTCGCCGGAACCCTGTTCTTCTCGGTCCCGGTGGGCCAGGCCCGCGGCCGGGTGGCGCTCTACCTGCTGGTGACGATGGTGCCGTTCGCGTTGCTGTCGCCGCTGATCGGGCCGCTGCTGGACAAGTTCCGCTCCGGGCGCCGCTATGCCCTCGCGTTGACCTTCGGCGGCCGCGCGTTCCTGGCGTGGTCGATGGCCGGGTCCGTCAAGCACGCCTCGTTGTGGCTCTACCCGGCGGTGTTCGGGGTGCTGGTCTGTTCGCGGGCCTTCGGGGTGACCCGGGCGGCCGGGGTTCCCCGGCTGCTGCCGACGTCGGTGCCGTTGGTGCGCGCCAACTCGTGGATGAACATGTCCGGGCTGATCGCCTCGTCGGTGGTCGGCGGGCTCGGGGCCGCCGTCACCCACGTCTTCGGCCCGCAATGGTCGCTACGTGGGGCGGCGGTGATCTACGTCGTCGGCACGGTGCTGTCCCTCCGGCTGCCCAAACGCGTCGACTCCGCGGCCGAGGAACGCCAGGCGAGCATGAGCGAGACCGGTCCGATCCTGATCGGCCGCGACGCGACCCCGAAGGCGGGCTACGTCGGGCCGTCCGTGCAACTGGGCCTGAACGCCAACATGGCCTTCCGGGGCATGTCCGGCTTCCTGACGTTGTTCCTCGCCTTCCTGCTGCGCCAGCACCCGCTCGGCGGCTTGGCCGACACTGCCGCGATCGGCCTGGTCGTCGGCGCGGCCGGCATCGGGAGCGTGCTCGGTACCGGCGTCGGCGCGCTCATCAAGCAGCGGACGCCCGAGGTCATGCTGATCCTGCTGCTGGTGGTGCAGACCGCGATGATGGTGCTGAGCAGTGCCGTCTGGAGCCTGCCGACCGTGCTGGCCGCGGGCCTGATCACCGGCTTCACGCAGACGCTGGGCAAGCTCGGCCTCGACTCGATGATCCAGCGCGACGTCCCGGAGGACGTGCGCTCCTCCGCCTTCGCCCGTAGTGAGACGTGGCTGCAACTCGCCTGGGTGGTCGGGGGCGGGCTGGGCATCGCGCTGCCGCTGCGTGGCGACGTGGGCTTCGGGATCGCCGCCGGCGCGATGGTCGTGCTCACCCTGCTCGTGATCCACCGGGCCCGGGAGAACCGGCGCTCGACCCTGGTCCGGACCCGGCAGGCGTGGGCCGCCCCACCGCCGATCCCCGACTGGCAACCGGCCACGAACGTCCGCACCGACGCCGCCGGCCGCGACGAGGCGCTGTGGGACGACGAGGCGTACCGGCCGGCGACCGGGCTCTCGTTCCCCCCGGTCGCCGCCCAACGTCCGGACGGCTTCGAACCGCCCTATCCGCCGGCCTTCTGA
- a CDS encoding NDMA-dependent alcohol dehydrogenase: MKTKAAVVYEPGKPIEIEELDLDGPKEGEVLIRYTHAGLCHSDIHVAHGDLPCRTPMVLGHEGAGIIEEVGPGVTRVKAGDKVVCSFIPNCGHCRWCATGRQSICDMGATILEGYLPGERFPMTGPQGNYGNMCMIGTFSQWNVIHQNSAVKVDDDIPLDKAVLVGCGVPTGWGSAVNTADVQPGETVLVVGVGGIGINAVQGARYAGAKNLIAVDPLENKREKALELGATHAVATSEEAMELAMTLTRGVGADKAIITTDLVTEPQVTTSFHTVSKGGTVVITGLNRLELNNIQLPSALMTLFRKTVKGSLFGDCNPTTDIPKILGLYQSGDLKLDEIITRTYKLEEVNEGYDDLLNGKNIRGVMIHEH, translated from the coding sequence ATGAAGACCAAGGCCGCAGTCGTCTACGAGCCCGGCAAGCCGATTGAGATCGAGGAGCTGGACCTCGACGGTCCCAAGGAAGGCGAGGTGCTGATCCGCTACACCCACGCCGGGTTGTGCCACTCCGACATCCACGTCGCGCACGGTGACCTGCCCTGCCGTACTCCGATGGTGCTCGGCCACGAGGGCGCCGGGATCATCGAGGAGGTCGGGCCGGGAGTGACCCGGGTCAAGGCCGGCGACAAGGTCGTCTGCTCGTTCATCCCCAACTGCGGACACTGCCGCTGGTGCGCCACCGGACGTCAGTCGATCTGCGACATGGGCGCCACGATCCTGGAGGGCTACCTGCCCGGCGAGCGCTTCCCGATGACGGGCCCACAGGGCAACTACGGGAACATGTGCATGATCGGCACGTTCAGCCAGTGGAACGTCATCCACCAGAACTCCGCGGTGAAGGTGGACGACGACATCCCGCTGGACAAGGCCGTGCTGGTCGGTTGCGGCGTGCCGACCGGCTGGGGTTCAGCGGTCAACACCGCGGACGTCCAGCCCGGTGAGACGGTGTTGGTGGTCGGTGTCGGCGGCATCGGCATCAACGCCGTACAAGGCGCTCGCTACGCCGGCGCGAAGAATCTGATCGCCGTCGACCCGCTGGAGAACAAGCGGGAGAAGGCCCTCGAACTCGGCGCCACCCACGCCGTGGCCACCTCCGAGGAGGCCATGGAGCTGGCGATGACGCTGACCCGCGGCGTCGGCGCCGACAAGGCGATCATCACCACCGACCTGGTGACCGAGCCGCAGGTGACGACCTCGTTCCACACCGTCAGCAAGGGCGGCACCGTCGTCATCACCGGGCTGAACCGGCTGGAGCTGAACAACATCCAGTTGCCGTCCGCACTGATGACGTTGTTCCGCAAGACGGTCAAGGGCTCGCTGTTCGGCGACTGCAACCCGACCACGGACATCCCGAAGATTCTCGGGCTCTACCAGAGCGGGGACCTCAAGCTCGACGAGATCATCACCCGCACCTACAAGCTGGAAGAGGTCAACGAGGGCTACGACGACCTCCTCAACGGCAAGAACATCCGCGGCGTCATGATCCACGAGCACTGA
- a CDS encoding MoxR family ATPase, whose product MSEDNRAVVGRARETELLVAALDCGAHVLLEGPPGTGKTTLLRAVAADSKTSFVFVEGNAELTPARLIGHFDPALVLERGYGPATFVDGPLVEALRAGSLLYVEEANRIPEETLNVLVTVMSEGELHVPRLGCVGAAEGFRLVAAMNPFDSVGTARIAAAIYDRVCRIAMGYQDAAAEAEIVELRAPTVPAGWRTSVVELVRRTRTHPEVRIGSSVRGAIDTARVAVALGARRGLAVTDWDVGLDAALVALSGRIRLREGSGRDSEAVVRELYAEVFKNARDDDGSDASGGA is encoded by the coding sequence ATGAGCGAGGACAACCGGGCGGTAGTCGGACGGGCGCGGGAGACCGAATTGTTGGTCGCCGCGCTCGACTGCGGTGCGCACGTGCTACTGGAGGGCCCGCCGGGAACGGGCAAGACGACGCTGCTTCGGGCGGTGGCGGCCGACTCGAAGACCTCGTTCGTGTTCGTCGAGGGCAACGCCGAGCTGACCCCGGCGCGGCTGATCGGGCACTTCGACCCGGCCCTGGTGCTGGAGCGCGGCTACGGCCCGGCGACGTTCGTGGACGGCCCGTTGGTCGAGGCGCTGCGGGCCGGTTCGCTGCTCTACGTCGAGGAGGCCAACCGGATCCCGGAGGAGACCCTCAACGTGCTCGTCACAGTGATGAGCGAGGGTGAACTGCACGTCCCGCGGCTGGGGTGCGTCGGCGCGGCCGAGGGGTTCCGGCTGGTGGCGGCGATGAACCCGTTCGACTCGGTCGGCACGGCCCGGATTGCCGCGGCGATCTACGACCGGGTGTGCCGAATCGCAATGGGCTACCAGGACGCGGCGGCCGAGGCCGAGATCGTCGAGCTGCGCGCGCCGACCGTGCCCGCTGGTTGGCGGACGTCAGTGGTCGAGCTGGTCCGGCGGACCCGGACGCACCCGGAGGTCCGGATCGGCTCGTCGGTACGCGGAGCGATCGACACGGCCCGGGTCGCGGTCGCGCTCGGCGCCCGGCGCGGGCTGGCGGTCACCGATTGGGACGTCGGCCTGGACGCGGCCCTGGTCGCGCTGTCCGGTCGCATCCGGCTGCGTGAGGGCAGCGGCCGCGACTCCGAGGCCGTGGTCCGGGAGCTCTACGCCGAGGTGTTCAAGAACGCGCGCGACGACGACGGGAGTGATGCGTCGGGGGGAGCCTGA